Part of the Capricornis sumatraensis isolate serow.1 chromosome 9, serow.2, whole genome shotgun sequence genome, CTCCCTCCTGGAGTTAATTAGAGAAAATGTAGAAATGTCAGTGGAATGAAAggactgggggaaggagagaaggaagtggGCGCTgctccctcccacccatcccacTTCCCCGCCCCCCTGAAGGCCCCTGGATGCAGGGATTTGGGACTTGAAATGGAGGTTGTGGAAACCTGAGCCTGGAATGAGGAGGTGGAAAGACTGGGGctcctctctcctttgctttccctTGCGTCCCTCCCCCTCTGAtgctgttctttgaaaatatttcctgtctCTCTATTTCTCAATCCCTGGTTGATGTCCCAGGATTACTCAGCCTTTCTGGCTTTAGGCACCCTCTCTGCGCACTCCCAGGGTCTAAGGTGGGTAGAGGAAGGCCAGGTCGAGGAGCCCTTCTGCTGGATGGGGCCTGGCTGGGCATTTCTGGGGCTTTAACTCTCTAGCTGCCAGAGGACTCCAACAGGAGCCCTCCCAAACTCAGCAGAGTCACCAAAACcccatgttgttctttttttttaaccccttgGACAGGGGGCATGGAGGGGAGAAGCCGTGACAGTGACAGTGATGAGGGTGATGGTGATTTTGGCAACAGCAAACCTTTAGTGAGCTCTTTCCAAGTACCCAGGCACTTTCCCCTGGAATCCTCACCAAACCTCAGTAAAGCAGGGTGTTCTGTATTTCTCTCCCTTCAACGTGCCACACATCACCTGGAGCCACATGTCACCTGGATATGGTGTTCAAATCCAGATTCTGAGAGCCTGTGATTCTgtcaagctcccaggtgatgctgagccAGGGGCGGAATTTGCAGTCCTTGGGACCCCATTTTCTCCTTGTGCAGAGCAGGAAGCCAGGCTCTGTGACGTCACCTACTCTGATATTGTGAGCCTGGGGCCACATTGGACCTAAGACAGTTGGTCAGTCATCATCTTCTCAGCCTCTCCCCTTCTTCACCTTCAGAGTAGTGATGAGGTTCAGGCCTCTGCTGGTGGTGACCATACCCTACAGCTGCACCTAGGATGTACTTAGGCCTCACCCCCACCGCTCCCCACCCCCCTGTCCTGGCtggtgtggccttgggcaagtctttTACCTCCTCTGACCCTGACTTCTCTCATCTCTGTAGCAGGGTTCTAGCACACACCTCCCTGGAGTGCTGCGTGCAGGTTAGACACCATCGTGCACGTGCAGCTTCTAGCAAGgtccctggcacagagtaggcatCGATTGCTGTTCTGAAATGAATCCCTGGAAGAGCCCCCACCCCTCACTCAAAACAGAATGACTCAGTGCCCACTCTGTGCTTGGCACTGGGTGAAACAGGCTAGGAACCTGCAGGGACCGTGGACGTCTAGCATGGAGACCAGAGAGGCTGCCCGGAGAAAGGCTGGGCCAGGGTCTCAAGAGTCAAGTCTCAGCCTGGTGAGACGATGGCTAGCATGTTTGATGCCCTTACCAGGCAGTGGGCACTATTCTAGGTGCTTGATGTATGTAATCTGAGTTGCAAGGTGCTTGTAATCCTGGTTAGCCTTCACCAAACCAGAGGAGGGTGGGTAccgttattatcctcattttgcaaTTCAGAAATCTGAGGAGACACAGGGAGGTTAGGGTAGGCTTGGCTAGTAGGTAAAGAACTGGGAAAACAAACCTAGGTGGCCACTCTGGAGCCTCTTAGTTCTACCCTGTGGGTCAAGATGACATGTCCAGTCCTCTCCCTGCTGGTTCTATAAGAGAGGGACTTGGGGACCCTGAGGTTTAGCCCCTGACCTTCCCTTGTCTCTGCAGAAGCCGCTGATGGGAGCTCCACCCTGGGAGGAGGCGCCGGCACCATGGGCTTGAGTGCCCGCTACGGGCCCCAGTTCACCCTGCAGCATGTGCCCGACTACCGCCAGAATGTCTACATCCCTGGCAGCAACGCCACTCTGACCAACGCAGCTGGCAAGCGTGATGGCAAGGCCCCGGCAGGGGGCAATGGCAACAAGAAGAAGTCgggcaagaaggaaaagaagtaacGTGGAGGCCAGGCCCGAAGCCACAGGGCAGCCTCCCTCCCCAACCAGTCCAGCCTCTCCCTACCTGTGCCCAAGCCTCGGATTTCAGGGCTCACCCCCAGGAAACTGGTAGGGGCCCAGGCCATGCTCCCCTTGGGAAATGGAAACAAGTGCCCGGTCAACACCCCCCTCTCTGCCCCCAGGGGATTGAATATGCAAAGGGAGTTCTGCTGGGAACCCCCATCCAATCACTTGCTGTGCCCATGGGGGTAGTGGGGTTTGTGTAGACACCATTTATCACACCCCCTTCAGTTACAGCTGAACTCCTCCATCTTCCAAATTCAATCGGGCCCATCCCCTACCTCCCTCCTACCTACCCTACCCTTCTCTTAAGGTGGTTGGGGTGTTGAGGTACCCAGTGACCTAAAAAGGCTCATAGTTCTGAAGAGTTGGAAGGGCATCATGACTTCTTGACCTCTCCTTCAATTCTCAAACTTCCCCCCAAAGCATGGTTTGGTGCCAGTCCCTTCACCTTCTTCCAGAACCTGAGACCAAGCTCAAGTTTTGGGGAGACATGGTCACCATTCCCATGGTACTGATGCTTGCTGGATTTAGGGAGGGCATTTTGCTACCATGCCTCTTCCCAACACCCTGGGGACCAGTcttttgttctgttctgtttgTCATCATTTGATGTTCCCACTGCATGCTGTGACTTCCCCCTCCCCAAACAAGAGACCCCACTGCATGTTCTGAGACAGTGTGGGGTGCTAAGATAAAGAAGGTTGTGGGTGTGGATGGGGGGTGGACAAAGCTTGGTCCCATCAGTTAACAGGGTCTTGCAGGAGGCTCTGTATGCCCCAGGGTACCGACCAGATCCCCAAGTTCCAGCCTGAAGCCATGCCCCAGGCTGGACCCTCATCTCTCACgtacagggcagcctggcagccAGCGGTGGGCTGAGCTTCCAGCACCGGTGGGTTTGAACTGGCCTTGTGGTCCAAGGCAGCTCTGAGCAGGATTGGGACAGGTCCCCTGGAGAGGTCAGAGGGGCCTCTGTGGGTGCTGGGTACTCCAGAGGTGCTGCTGGTGGAAGGATCCCTGTGGCCCCAGTAGGGAGGGAGGGGCCCGCTCCGCTAtttttggtccctgggttgggaaggacgAGAGCTAGAGCAGGGATCAAGTGGACAGAAAGGGTCAGCCTGAGATCAGGGCTTCTCCACAGGGCCCCCCTTGCCCCAGCGGCCCCAGCCCTTCACCTTGCCAGGTGCCATTCCTTCTCTGTGAAGGCCACTGCCCAGGCCCCCAGTCCGCCCCCTCGTGGCCAGAGCCTGGTTAAAGTCCCCCAGTGCCTCCTTGTGCATAGACCTTCCTCTGCTCACCCCTCTGCCCCTGGGGTCCCGCTCACCCAGCGGGGCTTCTCAAGAACCCCACTCCAGCCCTTACTTAGTATagaaaccccctccctcttgCGGCTGGTGTAGAATAACCAATAGTGTATAGTGCGGCGTATTTTTCCGTGATGGCGAGCGGGCGGCGGGCTCCAAGCAGCCGTCCGTCCCCGAACCCGCCCGCGGCGGCCCGTGCTGTGTTTTGTGCTGTGTCCACGCGCTGCGGCGCCCCCTTCCCGCGTACTGACTCCTCTAAGCGCTTCTCTTTGCATAGTCACGTAGCTCCCGAGCCCGCCCCCTTCTTGTGTCTCACGCAAGTTTTATACTCTAATATTTATatggctttttttctttgaaaaattaaaaggtttCTTCTGAAAGGTGGGCTGTTTCTGTGTAAGAGATGAGGGCTCCTAGCGTGTATGGATGGAGTGATGAGCTCGGAGTAGTATGCTGGAAGAGCGGGATCGGGAGGCGATGATTGCGTTGCGTCTCGGTTTTTGTCGCTGCCTGAGTATCTGTGTATAATTGTTAAATGCGGCTGTGTATGCGTGCAGCATGATTGTGCACATATAATCGGTGTCTGATTGACCGTAATGGTGCCTGTGGGACTGTACCGTGTGTGTGTAATCGGCTTGCGGGTCCGCAGTGGAGGAGGGATTTCTGAGCGCAACGTGGCAGTGCGCAGTTGTCTGTCTGCCGCTGTCTCCAGGCAGAAGAGCAGACCCGTGCGAGGGGGCGGCGCGcgctgaacagagctggagcggGGGCTGTGGACGCTTCCTGAGTTCCGCCCCTTCCCTGCCCAAGCGACCACCCTGAGCGCCCTCCCGGCTGCGCGGAAGGAGGGTGGACTCTCCTTTGCCCGCCCTCCCCCCCACCTCAGGGGGCTTGGGAATGCCGcgagggtgggaaggagggaatGCCAGAGTCCCAGTGTATAGCTTGCGCCTGTTTTCCCATCTGGAATTAACATTCTAGGTTACACTCTGTAGCAAAGCCATGGAAACGGCAGGGTTAGCCGCTTCCTTATATGTGTGCAGGAAAGGGGGAAGGGGGCGGCCAGGGGACAGAGGGCACGCCGGACATCGGATTGCCCGCAGACCAAATGGCCTCCCTTCTTCCTCTCAGCGCTTTCACTACTGGCCTAGCCCACCTCCCGCCTCCTCCAAGAAAAGAGAGATTGGAGGTTGCTGCCGCCAAAGCTGAAAGGCCAGAAGGCGCGGAAGGATAGAAAGACCCACTAGGGTTATGAGGAAACGTCGGTGAGGGTGAGGGCATGCCGGTGAGGGCGAGGGCATGCCCAgcggcagggtgggggtggctgTCTCTGGACATCCTGTGTGCTTTCCTGGAGTGGGTCAGGCGTCTGCGAGCGCCTGAAGTCCGTTGTCATGGAAACCGAGCCTTCCACATAAGCTTCTGGGGGCAGCCTTCTTGCGGGGGAGGAAGGGTGGTGTGCGCGGCCTGAGATGGAAGCAGGGTTGTTTCTGAGAGCCAGGCTGCAGAGGGCGGGGTGTCGGTCGCCTGGGTTCTATTCCAGGCGCGGCAGGAGACTGGCAGAGCAGAGCGTGTGAGCAGCTGTGGTTGGTCCCGATTGGTGAGTGTGCCTGTGCGGCCTAAGCCAGAAATGTGCTGCCTCCAAGGGTAGGGAGGAAGGATGCAGGGAGCCCGCCTCCACATCCCCAGCCATCCTGAAGAGGTAGCTGCCCAGGCTGCAGGGCTACTTAGTGAGGCTTTTACTTCCAGAGCTGTCCAAATGGCCTCGTGTCCTCTCCAAGCCCCTCCTTGTCTATCCGGGGTCTGGGCTGTAAGGTTTCTTTGTGCAGGCCACTGCGTGCTCAAACAAGTCTGAGCATCAAGACGTCTGTCTTTTGACCTCTGCTGGGCAGGCTCAGGTTTCCACCCCAGGGTGAGCCCCAGCCGGGAAGGTGGTCTGTGGCCACCAAGTGTGTCCGCAGGGAGAGGAATGTGGGAGAACGTCAGTCACAGGCTTCCCTTAGCAAGAGAGGCCCAGGAACTGCCAGGAAACTGCAGGTGAAGTCTGGAGTCatggggaggtggggatggggtcCCAGAAAAGGGCTGAGCTAACAGGCATCAGTGCAGAAGGGCAGGGGCTGAACTGGGGCCCCACTCCCTTACAGAGACAGCCAGCCCTGCACCCAGCCAGCACACGAAGGTGCCACCATCCTTCTGATGATTTGTCAAGTCAGTCACAGGCTtgaggcaggaggggaggagcCTGGATGACAGTGAAAATAGTGCAGAAACTCACAAAGGAAGCTGTGAGGCAGTACTGTTTCAATGCTTTATTAACAGTTGGAAACAAACCCAACAAACTGGAGGTGATGACATCCCAGAAGCCCAAGAGGCAAGGGAAACAGGTTTGCATTTTGTccctttattgttattattattaaacgCATCTTAGCAaaagtagattaaaaaagaaagggtCAAAGCCCCAGATGTCAGCAGGGAGGAGGGGATTGAGGCGAGTAGCAGGACCCCCCGATCATAGTCCTCCCAGCACTAGCTCAGGGGGGCTGCTGGTGCCCCTTTGGAGACAGGCTCTAGCAACCAGAACCCTTCTGCCCAGCCTCAAGGCCTCCCTGGGGGCGCCTGAGGTCTCCTAAGCTCCCCTTGCTCTAAGAACTGTACTTTGGGGCCAGGGTTTTCCAGTGCCATTCTCACCCCCTACCTGGGAGTGGGAAGCTGAGAGGAGCACAGAAGGGCAAAGTGTTACCTTTAGCCAGAGGATCTGAGCTTCCTGTGGCTGTGGCCACTGAAGCATGTGGCCTTTCCACTGCTGAAGAGAGAACAGGGTGGGGCGTCCCTGGGCCCACTTCTCCAGAGCGTCCAGTTAGCATCTGCACATTTGGCttgataaatatattaaatttataaaaattctttgtTGTTTGAGAGCTCCTATTACGCTTAGGCCTGGTCCAGCTTAACCAGAGAAGAGCCGCCTCTGGCCCCTAAGTCAGATGTTCGGGGTAAGAGTCTGCACTGGCCTCGAGGGCCCAGAGGCTTGAGGGCTGAGTGGAGGTCCAGAGGGGTTGCTCAGAATTGAGGCTTGTGGTGAGAAATCCCAGGGACTCTGGAACCTGTCATCAAAGCCTCTTATATTAtggaggggaaaggaggaagggttatttttctttaaaaaaaaaattcatataaaaatagaTCCATTTGCAAAACAATTTCTCAACCAGGAGGCTCCACCTCCCCTTTCCTTGGAGACAGAGGGTAAGGTGTGGGGATGGTCACAGGACAGCCCACACTTTCAGATGAGACCAAAGCTCTGGGGAGGGCATGAGGAGGGCCCGTGGCTCAGCCGGGGACTGGTACCGGGGGCTGGTACTGGGGGAGGGTCGAGAGAGGCCAGGGCAGGCTCTGTCCCTGCCTGTCCGCCCCCAGGCCCTGGCCTAGGCCACAGCAGGACAGGTCAATGTGGTCTAGGTCCTCCTTGTTTGGGGAGGTCTTTCTCAaatggtggggtgggagggggatctGCTCCCCACTTCCTTGGAAGCACCTCCCAGTGCCTCCCCACCAGTAATAGACAACAGGAGCCAGGGAAGGCAGAGCAGAGCTGGGAGATGGAGCCCAGAGGTTCCTAAGCCCATGCTGCTCTCAGGACGAGAGAAAACACAACAGAAAAGCACTAACCCAGCATGATTGACCTAGGCAAAGCCCACTGAGAGGCAGGGGCTGAGAGAGCAGGTGGGCCTTGTCTGAGATGAGGCCCCAGAGAACAGTGGAGACACTTGGGGTTAAGGCAGCAAACACAGAGCCTGCTTTGGTAACAAGAGCCAGGACTGCCCCGGTTGGGCTCAGGCCCCCCCACACTGCCCTTTCCTCTGGCCTCCAGGCAGCTGAAGCTGTGTGCGATGGGCCGAGAGCAGCATGCCGGAGAGTAAGGTGGGGTCAGGGTGATGGAAGCGGCCACCGCAGAGGAACACATCCGCGACCCTTCAGGCACATGCTGCAGGCGGGACAGTCTGGGGCTCCACCGAGGAGCTGCCGTGACCCCAGGACCTGGCTTAGCTTGCACGGCCAAGCAACTCTGTGGTCTCCTCGAGGATGGTGGGGACTTCCTCCTTCTTAGGCATCTTGGCAGGAACACAGGTCATGGCATCCTCCTTGGTCAGCTCTGAGACTAGCT contains:
- the LOC138085891 gene encoding protocadherin gamma-B5 isoform X8 → MVPEAWRGGLQAPPNTDWRFSQAQRPGTSGSQNGDETGTWPNNQFDTEMLQAMILASASEAADGSSTLGGGAGTMGLSARYGPQFTLQHVPDYRQNVYIPGSNATLTNAAGKRDGKAPAGGNGNKKKSGKKEKK